Proteins found in one Salvia splendens isolate huo1 chromosome 10, SspV2, whole genome shotgun sequence genomic segment:
- the LOC121751485 gene encoding polynucleotide 5'-hydroxyl-kinase NOL9-like, translated as MAAASETESPSPQILIPNEWSTAADLIACGAVSFPIAFVCGPKNSGKTTFARHLVNVLLQRHKRVAFLDTDVGQTEFTPPGLLALTVIDKITPDLTIPCVKTPARCFFFGDISSKRDPTTYLTYIKALYDHYMETEIQGAGLPLVINTPGWVKGIGYEILVEMLRYISVTHVVKLQRSVLARNLPDGAFWLNEGDADSATTVIEINAPSQNHLNSTAPMRKDARLLRDLRLMAYFRQCFPSDTSISTIKELSHALASHPPYEIPISSIKIKHLHCQVTTTETFYSLNATIVGMAISSVSEQLPQCVGLGIVRAIDTVKGVLYVITPVPPHILEDVDLLLQGFIQIPISLLQVQGCISPYLSTNVLSTN; from the exons ATGGCGGCAGCTTCAGAAACCGAGAGCCCTTCGCCACAAATTTTAATTCCTAATGAATGGTCGACCGCAGCCGACTTGATAGCCTGCGGTGCTGTTTCTTTTCCGATTGCTTTTGTATGCGGCCCCAAAAACAGCGGGAAAACAACTTTTGCACGCCACCTCGTTAACGTCCTTCTTCAGAG GCACAAAAGAGTTGCTTTTCTTGATACTGATGTTGGGCAGACGGAGTTTACTCCGCCTGGTCTCCTAGCACTAACTGTTATTGACAAAATTACTCCAG ATTTGACGATTCCATGCGTGAAAACTCCCGCAAG ATGCTTTTTCTTTGGTGACATCTCCTCTAAAAGAGACCCAACAACTTATTTGACTTATATAAAGGCCCTTTATGATCACTATATGGAAACAGAAATCCAGGGTGCAGGACTACCGCTTGTCATAAATACCCCGGGCTGGGTGAAAG GTATTGGTTATGAGATACTGGTGGAAATGCTAAGATATATATCTGTCACACATGTGGTTAAGCTTCAAAGATCGGTTCTCGCAAGGAACTTACCAGATGGGGCATTTTGGTTAAACGAGGGGGATGCTGATTCCGCCACAACTGTCATTGAGATTAATGCTCCTTCTCAGAACCATTTAAATTCAAC GGCACCAATGCGAAAGGATGCACGTCTTCTACGAGATCTGCGACTAATGGCATACTTTAGGCAATGCTTTCCAAGTGATACAAGTATCTCCACGATTAAGGAACTTTCTCATGCATTGGCTTCTCACCCTCCTTATGAGATTCCCATATcaagtataaaaataaaacatctccATTGCCAG GTCACAACAACTGAGACTTTCTACAGTTTGAATGCAACCATTGTTGGGATGGCAATCAGTTCAGTATCCGAGCAATTGCCTCAATGTGTTGGCTTGG GAATCGTGAGAGCAATTGATACCGTCAAAGGCGTACTCTATGTTATAACCCCTGTTCCACCTCATATTTTGGAAGATGTTGATTTGTTACTACAAGGATTCATTCAAATTCCTATTTCTTTACTGCAG GTGCAGGGCTGTATTTCCCCATACTTGTCTACGAACGTACTCTCTACTAACTAG